The proteins below are encoded in one region of Methanoculleus taiwanensis:
- a CDS encoding RNA-binding protein: MSKIIVKKRHSIRKSQLSQLMAGLADEIGDAATLFAAERIELAETDSDFELYLVNKKPLLMRHGTWVFPTVRGLIEHPLPLRRVVVDQGAVRFVVNGADIMRPGIVAVSPDVRAGSPVQVVEERHGKPLAIGVALLDAAGIETQEKGKSVRNIHYVGDDIWNLEI, translated from the coding sequence ATGTCCAAAATTATCGTAAAAAAACGCCATTCCATCAGGAAATCGCAACTCAGCCAGCTCATGGCCGGGCTCGCCGACGAGATCGGCGATGCAGCCACACTCTTTGCTGCCGAACGTATCGAGCTCGCCGAGACCGACTCCGACTTCGAACTCTACCTGGTCAATAAAAAACCGCTCCTGATGCGACACGGGACCTGGGTCTTCCCGACGGTCAGGGGACTTATCGAGCACCCCCTTCCCCTGCGGAGGGTCGTCGTCGACCAGGGGGCGGTCAGGTTCGTCGTGAACGGGGCGGATATCATGCGCCCCGGGATCGTCGCGGTCTCGCCTGACGTCCGTGCAGGGTCCCCGGTGCAGGTCGTAGAGGAGCGCCACGGAAAACCGCTCGCCATCGGAGTCGCTCTCCTCGATGCCGCCGGGATAGAGACACAGGAGAAGGGCAAATCGGTCAGGAACATCCACTATGTCGGGGACGACATCTGGAATCTCGAGATCTGA
- a CDS encoding LSM domain-containing protein, giving the protein MTRRPLDILDQVLNRQPVIISLKGGREIRGVLQGYDVHMNLVLDKAEDEVDGQVRKLGTLIVRGDNVIYITPSVE; this is encoded by the coding sequence ATGACGCGAAGACCGTTAGATATTTTAGATCAGGTACTGAATCGTCAGCCCGTTATCATCAGTCTCAAGGGTGGAAGGGAGATTCGAGGGGTACTGCAGGGATACGACGTGCACATGAATCTTGTACTGGACAAAGCGGAAGATGAGGTCGACGGGCAGGTCCGCAAGCTCGGGACGCTCATCGTTCGCGGAGACAACGTGATCTATATCACACCATCAGTCGAATAA
- a CDS encoding 50S ribosomal protein L37e: MSKGTPSMGKRNKRTHIACRRCGKISFHARHKECSACGFGRSSRMRSYRWTEKKAKVPTH; the protein is encoded by the coding sequence ATGAGTAAGGGCACACCTTCAATGGGAAAGCGGAACAAGAGAACACACATCGCCTGCAGGCGGTGCGGTAAGATCTCGTTCCACGCACGGCACAAAGAATGTTCCGCCTGTGGTTTTGGGCGAAGCAGCCGTATGCGCAGCTACAGATGGACTGAAAAGAAAGCAAAGGTTCCAACCCACTAG
- the purF gene encoding amidophosphoribosyltransferase, whose translation MCGIVGIVDAGGVSFQLYYALYALQHRGQESAGISTFDGKSLYKHKGQGLVAEVFDEDILRELKGNVGIGHVRYPTTGAKIPENVQPFNFRYKGRDLAIIHNGNLVNTQALRQEYEQRGQIFCTTTDTEIIANIIADELRTSNSMEDAVLLCMRRLVGSYSVVVMLDDTLYAFRDPLGIRPLCVGKTEQGYVIASESVAIDAFGGSFVRDVMPGELIRVNADGLSATRMAVASHTAHCIFEYVYFARADSTMDGTLVYDVRQKIGQKLYESDYLQADIICPVPDSGTAYAAGYAMRSGTPFLEGLMKNRYMGRTFIMPTQAQREQAVRIKLNPIRGNLKDRKVVLVDDSIVRGTTSRRIVDMISEAGADEVHVRVGSPPIIAPCYLGVDMPTRKELIASGKAEEDVRESIAATSLSYIPLDDLVEAIGIDRCNLCTGCLTGHYPLEIQGEKSCRRAITYVDGTYQSDLTLFEAGQGTS comes from the coding sequence ATGTGTGGTATCGTTGGCATCGTCGATGCTGGCGGTGTCTCGTTCCAGCTGTACTATGCCCTGTACGCTCTCCAGCACCGTGGGCAGGAGAGCGCAGGGATCTCCACTTTTGACGGCAAAAGCCTCTATAAGCACAAAGGCCAGGGGCTTGTTGCAGAGGTCTTCGACGAAGATATTCTCCGGGAACTGAAAGGCAACGTCGGTATCGGCCATGTCCGCTATCCGACGACCGGCGCGAAGATTCCCGAGAATGTTCAGCCCTTCAACTTCAGGTACAAAGGACGAGACCTCGCGATCATCCATAATGGAAATCTCGTAAACACACAGGCGCTCCGGCAGGAATACGAACAGCGCGGCCAGATCTTCTGTACCACCACCGATACCGAGATCATCGCAAACATCATCGCCGACGAACTGCGCACCTCAAACAGCATGGAGGATGCTGTCCTCCTCTGCATGCGACGCCTGGTAGGATCGTACTCCGTCGTCGTCATGCTCGACGATACGCTCTATGCGTTCCGCGATCCCCTTGGGATCAGGCCTCTCTGCGTCGGGAAGACCGAGCAGGGATACGTCATCGCTTCTGAGAGCGTGGCGATAGACGCTTTTGGGGGCTCCTTCGTACGGGACGTGATGCCGGGCGAGCTCATCCGCGTGAACGCCGACGGGCTCTCGGCCACCCGGATGGCGGTGGCGAGCCATACTGCACACTGCATCTTCGAGTATGTGTACTTCGCCCGCGCGGATTCGACGATGGACGGAACGCTCGTCTATGACGTGCGGCAGAAGATCGGCCAGAAACTCTACGAGTCCGACTATCTGCAGGCAGATATCATCTGTCCGGTGCCCGACTCGGGCACCGCCTATGCGGCCGGGTATGCCATGCGTTCCGGCACTCCTTTCCTCGAGGGGTTGATGAAGAACCGGTATATGGGCAGAACGTTCATCATGCCCACGCAGGCGCAGCGGGAACAGGCGGTCAGGATCAAGCTCAACCCCATCCGGGGGAATCTGAAAGACCGGAAGGTGGTGCTGGTAGACGACTCCATAGTCCGGGGCACGACGTCACGGAGGATCGTGGATATGATCAGCGAGGCGGGTGCCGACGAGGTGCATGTGCGGGTCGGTTCACCTCCCATCATCGCACCGTGCTACCTCGGGGTCGATATGCCCACCCGCAAGGAGCTTATCGCGAGCGGAAAGGCCGAGGAGGATGTGCGGGAGAGTATCGCGGCCACGTCGCTCTCGTATATTCCGCTCGACGACCTTGTCGAGGCTATCGGGATCGACCGGTGCAACCTCTGCACCGGGTGCCTGACCGGTCACTATCCGCTTGAGATCCAGGGAGAGAAGTCCTGCCGCCGCGCAATCACGTACGTTGACGGCACCTATCAGTCGGATCTCACCTTGTTTGAGGCCGGCCAGGGCACTTCCTGA
- the trxA gene encoding thioredoxin has translation MEEKKTGDDDLARLREQRLRQMQETALRKREGAVIDLTDVNFAETIRQHAYVVVDFWAEWCGPCRMVSPTIEDLAREYAGRVTFGKCNVDENRWAGSSFGISAIPTLLFFANGQVVDRIVGVQSKAVIQSRMDRSFSSL, from the coding sequence ATGGAGGAGAAGAAGACCGGGGACGATGATCTTGCGCGTCTGCGGGAGCAGCGGCTCCGCCAGATGCAGGAGACTGCGCTTCGGAAGCGGGAAGGAGCCGTTATCGACCTCACTGATGTGAACTTTGCAGAGACGATCCGGCAGCACGCTTACGTCGTCGTTGACTTCTGGGCAGAGTGGTGCGGCCCGTGCCGGATGGTATCGCCGACGATCGAAGACCTTGCGAGGGAGTATGCCGGCAGAGTGACCTTCGGCAAGTGCAACGTCGATGAGAACCGGTGGGCGGGAAGCAGTTTCGGGATATCGGCGATACCGACGCTTCTCTTCTTTGCAAACGGTCAGGTCGTCGACCGGATCGTCGGGGTGCAGTCAAAAGCCGTCATCCAGTCGCGGATGGACCGTTCGTTCTCGTCGCTCTGA
- a CDS encoding sodium:solute symporter family protein, protein MAVDTLTFALVTGAYLLLVIGLGYLGYRRTKGHDDYMVAGRKIHPVVLALSYGATFISTSAIIGFGGVAAQLGMGLMWLTVLCIGVGVLIAFVVFGKRTRRIGQRLNAVTFPDLMGKCYGSPFMQTFTGLLIVVGMPLYTAAILIGGAQFITSTLLIPYDTALIAFAAVVALYVVVGGLIAVMYTDALQGAIMLIGMTALLVLTYLLLGGVTNAHAALDALSGEVPASLAAAGMTGWTSMPEFGSSLWYTLVTTLILGVGIGVLAQPQLAVRFMTVRDSRSINRAVLVGGPFILMMTGVAFTVGPLTNVYFSETQGEIAMQAATAGNIDTIIPLYINAAMPDLFIVVFMLALLAAAMSTLSSLFHTMGTSLGYDIWQHTRSEKPSMRTIQLATLAMIVVSVLLAYVMPGSIIARATAMFMGLGAAAFLPAYALALFSDRPSLRGAKYSVVTGAVVWFFWTAFVHIKESAVLGLAEFLFGVESLLPMPWPVIDPLVVALPLSTAALTAGWLIDRSLAGAPGHAETS, encoded by the coding sequence ATGGCAGTTGATACGCTTACGTTCGCTCTGGTGACCGGCGCCTATCTCCTGCTGGTCATCGGCCTCGGGTACCTCGGATATAGAAGGACCAAAGGCCACGACGACTACATGGTCGCCGGAAGGAAGATCCATCCGGTCGTCCTCGCACTCTCCTACGGCGCCACCTTCATTTCCACCTCGGCGATCATCGGCTTCGGGGGCGTCGCGGCACAGCTCGGCATGGGACTGATGTGGCTGACCGTCCTCTGTATCGGCGTCGGAGTCCTCATCGCTTTCGTGGTCTTCGGGAAGAGAACGCGGCGGATCGGGCAGCGCCTGAATGCGGTCACCTTCCCGGATCTGATGGGGAAGTGCTACGGCTCGCCCTTCATGCAGACCTTCACCGGCCTTCTGATCGTCGTCGGCATGCCGCTCTACACGGCCGCCATCCTGATCGGGGGAGCGCAGTTCATCACCAGCACCCTGCTGATCCCCTACGACACCGCCCTCATCGCCTTCGCCGCAGTCGTCGCCCTCTACGTCGTGGTCGGCGGCCTGATCGCGGTCATGTACACCGACGCCCTCCAGGGCGCGATCATGCTCATCGGGATGACGGCGCTGCTCGTACTCACCTACCTGCTCCTCGGCGGCGTTACGAACGCTCACGCGGCTCTCGACGCACTCTCGGGAGAGGTTCCCGCCTCCCTTGCAGCCGCCGGGATGACCGGGTGGACATCCATGCCGGAGTTCGGGTCATCCCTCTGGTACACCCTGGTGACGACGCTCATCCTCGGCGTCGGGATTGGTGTCCTCGCCCAGCCGCAGCTCGCCGTGCGATTCATGACCGTCAGAGACAGCAGATCCATCAACCGGGCGGTGCTCGTCGGCGGGCCGTTCATCCTGATGATGACCGGTGTCGCCTTCACCGTCGGGCCGCTGACGAACGTCTACTTCTCAGAGACACAGGGCGAGATCGCCATGCAGGCGGCGACCGCCGGAAATATCGATACGATCATCCCGCTCTACATCAACGCGGCGATGCCCGACCTCTTCATCGTCGTCTTCATGCTGGCACTCCTCGCCGCCGCCATGTCCACGCTCAGTTCGCTCTTCCATACCATGGGAACGAGCCTCGGATACGACATCTGGCAGCATACCCGGAGCGAAAAGCCGTCGATGCGAACAATCCAGCTCGCTACCCTTGCGATGATCGTCGTCTCGGTCTTGCTCGCCTACGTCATGCCCGGCAGCATCATCGCCCGCGCGACGGCGATGTTCATGGGTCTCGGCGCCGCCGCGTTCCTCCCGGCGTACGCCCTTGCCCTTTTCTCCGACCGGCCGTCGCTGCGGGGCGCAAAGTACAGCGTGGTGACGGGTGCGGTCGTCTGGTTCTTCTGGACCGCCTTTGTCCACATCAAAGAGTCGGCGGTGCTCGGCCTTGCGGAGTTCCTCTTCGGCGTGGAGAGCCTCCTTCCGATGCCATGGCCGGTCATCGACCCGCTGGTCGTTGCACTGCCGCTCTCAACCGCGGCGCTGACGGCAGGCTGGCTGATCGACCGGAGCCTCGCAGGAGCCCCGGGCCATGCCGAAACCTCATAA
- a CDS encoding symporter small accessory protein, protein MLGITDPAIWSAYVLAIGLTLACIVYGILNWNTGLDDSNGS, encoded by the coding sequence ATGCTCGGAATTACTGATCCCGCTATCTGGTCTGCATATGTGCTTGCTATCGGCCTTACGCTTGCGTGTATCGTGTACGGCATTCTGAACTGGAATACAGGGCTTGATGATAGTAATGGCAGTTGA
- a CDS encoding nucleoside recognition protein: MSDLFGATASLAFDLLVRTVPVVVLGVFAAEVLIALRITDTIARAARPVTSFAHLPGVCGTSFMMAFLSSHAADAMLMDHLHNGRIGRRELLIAALMNSFPGVVMHWRYLLPVYVPLLGTVGLAYFIILMAIGLAKTGIVMVAGHFLLPAPEGQDTALPLAVGGRGSGWEVLDAAWQSAKRTLRRILPIMIPTLIIVAFLIELGVFDAISSYLSDISTYFPVPVGGLSIIAAKFGSFVAAASVASALLVAGEITGREVIITLLVGNLLSSFVLALRWFGSFYIAIFGPRLGTEIMIYSTVLRDGITLVVIFLLAWVWL, translated from the coding sequence GTGAGCGATCTCTTCGGCGCGACCGCCTCTCTTGCATTCGACCTCCTCGTCCGAACCGTCCCGGTTGTCGTGCTCGGGGTCTTTGCCGCTGAGGTGCTGATCGCTCTCCGGATTACCGATACGATCGCCCGGGCTGCCCGCCCGGTCACGTCGTTTGCGCATCTTCCGGGCGTCTGCGGCACGAGCTTCATGATGGCATTTCTTTCGTCGCATGCCGCGGACGCGATGCTCATGGACCATCTCCACAACGGTCGGATCGGTCGGCGCGAGCTCCTTATCGCCGCACTCATGAACTCGTTCCCGGGTGTCGTCATGCACTGGCGTTACCTGCTCCCGGTCTACGTGCCCCTGCTCGGCACCGTCGGGCTCGCTTACTTCATCATCCTGATGGCGATAGGCCTTGCGAAGACCGGTATCGTCATGGTTGCGGGGCATTTCCTCCTCCCGGCTCCGGAAGGACAGGATACGGCTCTGCCTTTGGCGGTCGGCGGGAGAGGTTCAGGATGGGAGGTGCTCGACGCTGCATGGCAGTCGGCGAAAAGGACACTCCGACGTATCCTCCCCATCATGATCCCGACGCTCATCATTGTTGCGTTTCTCATCGAGCTCGGCGTGTTCGATGCGATATCGTCGTACCTGAGCGATATCAGCACCTACTTTCCCGTGCCGGTCGGGGGGCTTTCGATCATCGCTGCGAAGTTCGGTTCCTTCGTCGCCGCTGCAAGCGTCGCATCGGCTCTGCTTGTGGCAGGCGAGATCACCGGCCGGGAGGTGATCATCACCCTGCTCGTCGGAAACCTCCTCTCGAGTTTCGTTCTCGCTCTGCGCTGGTTCGGGTCGTTCTACATTGCCATCTTCGGCCCCCGGCTAGGCACCGAGATCATGATCTACTCGACAGTCCTCCGGGACGGGATCACGCTCGTCGTGATCTTCCTCCTCGCCTGGGTCTGGCTGTAG
- a CDS encoding PAS domain S-box protein gives MWRPPTPAAGYLPDRWLTAILITSAVSLTITAYGLSHGINGIFPNLFYIPILLAIFRYRQRGLHLAVGLAAAYIGLVYLITYPDTVALAEGTVQFVAMVGISGIVAYLLGRMQEQEKKYHGIFGNSQAGIFLVDRESLRITEVNRRCAEMLGYGVEDLMGANLRKIWQKNGELREFMYQIEKENAIVNYEGTFVTSGGACRYVVISAGVLSPAAAICTVVDMTERREAELLLRGASELSGILVRERDERSLLHKACYRLGHIREGLIVSVWLGKEERISLFSISDDQYAGIAHHRPLRRLIESAYRTGTLASRNPAEDEPLCERFATIGEVLALPMNAGNEPVGVIAIARTNNGCFSAEEVSLLATLANDLGSALKLSELEEERREAYVQIDKNIEQFAILGDHIRNPLQVIVGLACMDENPASTKIIEQAYTIQAIISRLDSGWIESASIREFMRRHY, from the coding sequence ATGTGGCGCCCCCCCACCCCTGCCGCCGGGTACCTCCCGGATCGATGGCTCACCGCGATTCTGATCACATCGGCCGTATCACTTACCATAACCGCATACGGCCTGTCGCACGGCATCAACGGCATCTTCCCGAACCTCTTCTATATCCCGATCCTCCTTGCCATATTCCGGTACCGGCAGCGGGGGCTGCACCTTGCCGTAGGACTCGCCGCGGCCTACATCGGCCTTGTCTATCTCATCACCTACCCTGATACGGTTGCACTGGCGGAGGGAACGGTTCAGTTCGTCGCCATGGTGGGCATCTCGGGCATCGTCGCATACCTCCTGGGGCGCATGCAGGAGCAGGAGAAGAAGTACCACGGGATCTTCGGCAACTCACAGGCGGGTATCTTCCTCGTCGACCGGGAGAGTCTCCGGATCACTGAGGTGAACCGGCGATGCGCCGAGATGCTCGGCTACGGCGTCGAAGACCTGATGGGAGCGAACCTCCGCAAGATCTGGCAGAAGAACGGGGAGCTCCGGGAGTTCATGTACCAGATCGAGAAAGAGAACGCGATTGTGAACTACGAAGGGACGTTCGTCACCAGCGGCGGAGCATGCAGGTACGTCGTGATCTCTGCCGGCGTCCTCTCCCCGGCCGCCGCCATCTGCACCGTCGTCGATATGACCGAACGGAGGGAGGCCGAACTGCTGCTCCGGGGCGCAAGCGAGCTCTCCGGGATCCTCGTCCGGGAACGGGACGAGCGGAGCCTCCTTCACAAGGCCTGCTACCGGCTCGGGCACATACGGGAGGGGCTGATCGTCTCTGTCTGGCTCGGGAAAGAAGAGAGAATATCGCTTTTTTCAATCTCGGACGACCAGTACGCCGGAATCGCGCACCACCGTCCACTGCGCCGCCTCATCGAATCCGCCTACCGGACGGGCACCCTCGCATCGCGGAACCCGGCAGAGGATGAACCCCTCTGCGAACGGTTTGCCACCATCGGGGAGGTTCTGGCACTCCCCATGAACGCCGGGAACGAACCGGTCGGCGTCATCGCCATCGCCCGCACTAACAACGGTTGCTTCAGCGCAGAGGAGGTAAGTCTTCTTGCAACGCTCGCAAACGACCTCGGTTCCGCCCTGAAGCTCTCAGAACTCGAGGAGGAGAGGCGGGAGGCATATGTCCAGATCGATAAGAACATCGAACAGTTCGCCATCCTCGGCGACCATATCCGTAACCCCCTCCAGGTGATCGTGGGGCTCGCGTGCATGGACGAGAACCCCGCTTCGACGAAGATCATCGAGCAGGCATACACCATACAGGCCATCATCAGCAGGCTGGACTCAGGGTGGATCGAGTCGGCCTCGATCCGCGAGTTCATGCGCCGGCATTACTGA
- a CDS encoding DUF362 domain-containing protein, which translates to MTADVYFASLRARSGSESRITKIRRLFDAAGFTGVVRPGDLTAVKLHVGERGSDTFIKPVFVRQIVDRVKEQGAKPFLTDTGTLYAGSRANAVEHIITAVEHGFDYAVVGAPMIIADGLRGGHFGEVPIGKKHFTSVKIAGTIADADSMIVLSHVKGHDLAGFGGAIKNLAMGCAPAVGKAEQHAGRPLLDEAGCTGCGKCTEVCPAAAMTMTDGRAQFNPEHCLGCGDCMRSCPAGAIEFDWTTEIRPFLERMVEYALGAVAGKEQRVGYVNFLVDITPDCDCVPWSDAAIVPDIGILASTDPVAIDHASYDLVNGETGCVNSFLKHHHAPGEDKFRGTWGYTDGEYQIAYGSGIGLGESDYRLIKI; encoded by the coding sequence ATGACAGCCGACGTCTACTTTGCCAGTCTCCGCGCACGGAGCGGCAGCGAGAGCAGAATCACGAAGATACGGCGCCTCTTCGATGCCGCCGGGTTCACGGGTGTCGTGCGGCCGGGCGACCTGACCGCCGTCAAACTCCACGTCGGCGAGCGGGGCAGCGACACCTTCATCAAACCCGTCTTCGTCAGGCAGATCGTCGACCGGGTGAAAGAGCAGGGAGCAAAGCCCTTCCTCACCGACACCGGTACGCTATATGCGGGCAGCAGGGCAAACGCCGTCGAGCATATCATCACCGCCGTCGAGCACGGGTTCGACTACGCCGTCGTCGGCGCGCCGATGATCATCGCCGACGGCCTGCGGGGCGGTCACTTCGGCGAGGTTCCGATCGGGAAGAAGCACTTCACCTCCGTCAAGATCGCCGGCACTATCGCCGATGCCGACAGCATGATCGTCCTCTCGCACGTCAAGGGGCACGATCTCGCGGGGTTCGGCGGTGCTATCAAGAACCTCGCCATGGGCTGCGCTCCTGCCGTCGGCAAGGCCGAGCAGCACGCGGGACGCCCGCTCCTCGATGAAGCAGGCTGCACGGGCTGCGGGAAGTGCACTGAAGTCTGCCCTGCGGCGGCGATGACGATGACCGACGGTAGAGCACAGTTCAACCCCGAACACTGTCTCGGCTGCGGCGACTGCATGCGCTCGTGCCCTGCGGGAGCGATCGAGTTCGACTGGACGACGGAGATACGGCCTTTCCTCGAGCGAATGGTCGAATATGCCCTCGGTGCCGTGGCAGGGAAAGAGCAGCGGGTCGGCTACGTTAACTTCCTCGTGGACATAACCCCCGACTGTGACTGCGTCCCCTGGAGCGACGCGGCAATCGTACCCGATATCGGCATCCTCGCATCCACCGATCCGGTGGCGATCGATCACGCGAGCTATGACCTCGTCAACGGCGAGACCGGATGTGTGAACTCATTTCTGAAACATCACCATGCCCCGGGCGAGGATAAATTCCGCGGGACGTGGGGTTACACGGACGGCGAATACCAGATCGCCTACGGATCGGGGATCGGCCTTGGGGAGAGCGATTATCGCCTTATCAAAATCTAG
- a CDS encoding ABC transporter permease, with protein sequence MRMAFLTVYWRDMIRFTRFRALLFSSLLQPALWLAFFGVAMSSNFDQLTSTVPVPEGVFSVEYLTFMAAGVIAMTTLFTSLFGGISILFDKNWGLMREMMASPIPRTAIMVGISLSGMTKSFIQVTIIMVFGLFIGVTFFEGYSALQVAFAILGILLFVGIFSLGFLFLSSTISMRMESPEGLQGVITLLTLPLFFVSNALYPISAFPPFLQALSVLNPLTYLVTGIRYFAIGSDFFAIGTRYSYTTADILISFAALALFTTAMYVIAWQTFRKAVVT encoded by the coding sequence ATGAGGATGGCGTTTCTGACCGTCTACTGGCGGGACATGATCCGGTTCACCCGGTTCCGGGCGCTCCTCTTCTCCTCGCTCCTTCAGCCGGCGCTCTGGCTGGCCTTCTTCGGCGTCGCGATGTCGAGCAACTTCGACCAGCTGACCAGCACCGTCCCGGTTCCGGAGGGGGTCTTCTCGGTCGAATATCTCACCTTCATGGCGGCCGGGGTGATCGCGATGACCACCCTCTTTACGAGCCTCTTCGGCGGGATCAGCATCCTCTTCGACAAAAACTGGGGGCTTATGCGGGAGATGATGGCAAGCCCCATCCCGCGGACGGCTATCATGGTCGGGATCAGCCTCTCGGGGATGACCAAGTCCTTCATCCAGGTGACGATCATCATGGTCTTCGGGCTCTTCATCGGCGTCACCTTCTTTGAAGGCTACTCGGCGCTGCAGGTCGCCTTCGCCATCCTCGGCATCCTCCTCTTCGTCGGCATCTTCTCTCTCGGGTTCCTCTTCCTCTCCTCCACTATCTCCATGCGGATGGAGAGCCCCGAAGGGCTGCAAGGCGTCATCACGCTCCTGACGCTGCCGCTCTTCTTCGTCTCTAACGCCCTCTACCCGATATCGGCCTTCCCACCGTTTCTGCAGGCGCTCTCGGTCTTGAACCCGCTCACCTACCTCGTCACCGGCATCCGCTACTTCGCCATCGGCAGCGACTTCTTCGCGATCGGCACCCGCTACTCCTACACGACGGCAGATATCCTGATCTCGTTCGCCGCTCTCGCACTCTTCACCACGGCGATGTACGTCATCGCCTGGCAGACCTTCCGAAAGGCAGTGGTGACGTGA
- a CDS encoding ATP-binding cassette domain-containing protein: MAGNIIEVENLEHSFDGFRAVKGISFSVREGEVFSFLGPNGAGKSTTINVLITLLPLQHGTVRIAGHDVAKEPARVRESIGVVFQNEVLDRDLTVWETMEFHGRLYGIPRDERRAKIEEMLGIVELSAKRNERTKNLSGGMKRRLEIARGLMTQPEVLFLDEPTIGLDPQTRLRMWDYIEQVNRGGTTIFLTTHYMDEADTLSDRISIIDHGEIVTTGTPDDLKNALGEDVIYLETGDNRAAEKALGDLPSIRNIMASPRGLVVTITEDASRCLPEVMDRVQREGIAIRSVNLKKPSMDDVFVHYTGRELRDTGEAGRGGG; this comes from the coding sequence ATGGCCGGAAACATTATCGAAGTGGAGAACCTCGAACACTCGTTCGACGGCTTCCGGGCGGTGAAGGGGATCAGCTTCTCAGTCAGGGAAGGTGAGGTCTTCTCGTTCCTCGGCCCGAACGGTGCAGGGAAGAGCACCACCATCAACGTGCTGATCACCCTCCTCCCCCTGCAGCACGGGACGGTCAGGATCGCCGGCCATGACGTGGCAAAGGAGCCTGCACGAGTCAGGGAATCGATCGGCGTCGTCTTCCAGAACGAGGTGCTCGACCGCGATCTCACCGTCTGGGAGACGATGGAGTTCCACGGGCGGCTCTACGGCATCCCGCGGGACGAGCGGCGGGCGAAGATCGAGGAGATGCTCGGGATCGTGGAACTTTCCGCAAAAAGGAACGAGCGGACAAAGAACCTCTCCGGCGGCATGAAACGGAGGCTCGAGATCGCCCGCGGCCTGATGACGCAGCCCGAGGTGCTCTTCCTCGACGAACCGACGATCGGCCTTGACCCTCAGACGCGCCTTCGGATGTGGGACTACATCGAGCAGGTCAACAGAGGAGGGACAACGATATTTCTCACCACCCACTACATGGATGAGGCGGACACCCTCTCCGACCGGATCAGTATCATAGACCACGGGGAGATCGTCACCACCGGCACCCCGGACGACCTCAAGAACGCCCTCGGAGAGGACGTCATCTACCTCGAGACGGGCGACAACCGGGCGGCGGAAAAGGCACTCGGCGATCTTCCGAGCATCCGGAATATCATGGCATCGCCCCGCGGCCTCGTCGTCACCATCACCGAGGACGCCAGCCGTTGCCTGCCGGAGGTCATGGACAGGGTGCAACGGGAGGGGATCGCCATCCGGAGCGTCAACCTCAAAAAACCGTCCATGGACGACGTCTTCGTCCACTATACGGGCAGGGAGCTCCGGGATACCGGTGAAGCGGGGAGGGGCGGCGGATGA